Below is a window of Oryza brachyantha chromosome 10, ObraRS2, whole genome shotgun sequence DNA.
TCATTAATGCGGAGAACAACGATTGGAAATGGTCTGTGACATGGCGTTAGGCGTGACTTGCCTGTTCTTCCTTGTATGTTTTCTTTCTAGTTCAAACTGGACAGTTCTATTCTTGTCATTTGTAGGTCCTCCAGCATCATTATATGATTGGACACGTGAAAATGATTTGGGAATATCAAATCAAGGAAGTCCTGATCATGTTTTCTCTAGAAGACATTGGCGCCTTGTCAGATGCCAAAATGGCaagtatttatatgtttaccCAGTTTCTCTCATGTAACTGGGAtgcttgtttggttttttgatacagtattcatttaaatttggcttCAGGCTTACGCATTTTTGAGGAGCTCCAAGATGTTGATTACCTTGTAAGTTGTTGATGATTGTAGGTATGAACAGGTAGTTTGAGTCTTTGGCTACATTCTTTTGTTGCTTGATGCTTGTGTAATTTTGACAGGCAAGAAGTTGTAGCAGAGCAATGAAGGCTGTTGGTGTGGTTGAGGCATCCTGTGAGGCTATATTTCAGCTTGTGATGAGCATGGATACCACCCGTTATGAGTAAATTTACTTTTGTTTCAACTTTCTAAATTAATTCCAAACTGTGCTTTCCATTTCTCTTTGCACAATTGTccttactatttttttctccaggTGGGACTGCAGCTTCCAGTATGGTAGTCTGGTGGAGGAGGTAGATGGTCACACTGCAATATTGTACCATAGGCTACAACTGGATTGGTTCTCAATGTATGCTTTGCCTTTTTGTTGGAAACATTATCTGTTTTCCTTTGTTGGTCCACAAGGGTTAACTCAGTTCACAAGCAAATAGGTTATACTTACAAATTCCTGACAGATGTTTACCACTCTCTATTTTATCTCTGCTGTGCTGCTGATAATTAGAAACAATCATCTAGACTAACAATGTTAATATATTGGCATCTATTTGTTCAAATACAATTCAGGTGAACTTAAATTAATACTTCTTGGCATTTTCTGATATTCTGCATTAAgctttatgatttatcattacTCATCATATTTCCCCATTAAATTTGATGAGTTTCACAGTTATTTACATATCTATAGGGTCTAACGTGGATCTGATTGATATCTTACAGGTTTGTTTGGCCTCGTGATCTTTGTTATGTGCGATATTGGCGACGCAATGATGATGGGAGCTATGGTTGGTATTCTTGGGGTTTTAGACAGTCGTTTAGTCATGCTTGTGTGcaccatacatacatatatggatgtggattagtttgttttcttggtttttattgatgtttatgtttttgcaatttttatttgtagttGTGCTATTCCAATCCAGAGAGCACCCAAACTGTGGCGCACAACCAGGATTTGTGAGGGCACATATAGAGAGTAAGGAAATTGCTTTTCAGTTCAATATAGCACACCATCTGTATTAATACTATTGTACTGTGGGTactatttcctttttcttaatCCATTTTCTCGTTTGTATGTTTTTAGGTGGTGGTTTTAATATCTCTCCTCTGAAATCCCGTAATGGAAGAATCCGAACTCAAGTACAACATCTTATGCAGATAGATTTAAAGGGCTGGGGAGTTGGTTATGTACCTTCTTTTCAGCAGCATTGTCTTCTTCATATGCTAAACAGTGTTGCAGGTAAACTCTTGATTCTGGAATAACTTTATCATAAGTTTCCCATATATATAGTGAatgaacttttttctttcagataGACACTTAATTTCCTCCGCAAATTTCTTTGTAACACTCAAAAggatattcttttttttatctggtGTGTGGTTTAGGACTTTATGTTTTAACTAATCTCGGTGGATTGGTTTGATTAGATCAGTTTCTTATTGTCTAAGCATCGTAGGGTGCTAGCTTGTGTAATTCCCATAcatgttttgttattttagcTGGTTCAGTCTTAATATGTTGCAAGTAAACAGGACTCCAAATAATGTTGGATGATTCAACAGGTTTCTGTCCTGGGTGCATGAGGTGATGTTGTTTGCGATAGATTCAGTGTTAATACATTGCGAGTAACTAGTACTCCAAGTAATGTTGGATAAGTAACAGTTTTTTCCTGGGAGATTGAAGTTAAGTGATGTTGCTTGCAATAAATTATGTTACACTACTAACATGACTATTGTTGTGGATGTTGTTTCGAACAACATATTCTCTTTTCACATTGTCTTGCCCCCTGTTGGTTTGAACCTGTTTTCTGCGAATGATCTACAAAGCTAATTTCACCAAAGGTCCCATGGGTCCACAGTTTCACAGTAGGATTTCAACAGTTTCGGTTTTCAGTTTTCCCATTTTGCATCATGGCAAACTGCTTTAAACCAGGGGCATATCTGAGAGAGTTGGAAGTTGGAACTATAGTATATGCTTGTTACTTGCTAGATTATATTGAAATATTGATCTGTGCGAATGACTGAGTGAATGCATGACACAGGCCTGggagatttttgttttttagtgAAAGAAAAGATTGTCTTCCATGTTTTCTAGGTTGCATTTTTCGTGTTTTCTCTATACTAAGATATGATTAGTCCTGCAGCCAATTAGCATATATCATTGCCACTATATAGTGTATCATTATTGTACCACCTTTGTCTCTGACACCATTTTTAGGCCACGTTCAGCATTGAGGGAGATAAGGGTTATCCGACGCagaaaatgtagtaatagattagtacatgattaattaattattaattatcaaaaatataaaatagattaatacgattttttaaagtaactttactatagaattttttcgcaaaaaatacaccgtttagtagtttgggaagcgtgcgcacggaaaacgagggaattTGGGGTAACTAAGGGggaggcgaacgcggccttagtacTCTTTCAATCAATTCTTATAATACATTTTAGGGATATCCAGCATTATTACATGAGTTGGGTGGTTGAGCTGTGCTCCATTACTTGCAGACTTACAGTCTGTACTCTTTCacttacaaaattttgatgcgcgttttttttccctaccGCTGACAGGGCTTAGGGAATGGTTTTCACAAAGTGATGAAAGTCTGATACTTCCTAGGATTCCTGTTATGGCCAATATGGCTCCACCTGTTTCCTCTAAGAAAGGCAGAACAGCACAAGATAATACTATGCAAGCCAGCCTCCCAATGGACCAAAGTAAACAATCTACAATGCTCGATGAGGAGtctgatgaagatgaagatccAATAGCTGAATCTGAGGTCTGAGCAAGTCGTTGATGAATTACTTGTAGTGTTTTTTCCCCTAAATTTCGCACACGTTACATTCTAAATAAGATTATGTTTCCTATGCAGACATCAACTCATGGGCCTAATGCAGGTGTTAAACTGCCAGGTATATTGTGCTTCCATTTTCCCTGAGACTTTTATAACATAATAAGAGTCTAGTCTGCATACTATATTGTTTCATTAACTGTAGTGCTGGATGAGGAGGATTCAGATCAGATTGATGCTTCTGAGTTTTCTGGAAATTTACACCGGAATGATAATGACAATGCTCGTGATTGTTGGAGAACATCTGACGGGAATAACTTCAGAGTGCGCAGCaagacttttatatatgataaaagCAAGGTTTTAATCTGCCCTGGCAATAGACCACACATTATCTTGCTAAGAATACTGTGGAATCTTTTTTGGCTTTATTTTGCAGgctttctaatttttttactatttatgcATAGATTCCTGCTGGAAAACCTATTATGAAACTTGTTGCTGTTGACTGGTTTAGAGATGTCAAACGAATGGATCATGTTGCTAGAAGAAAAGGCTGTGCAGTACAAGTGAGTCATATTTTTGTCCTGATATTAGTGAATCTgtaataatgtaaataaacAGTGCTGGTTCTAGTTTCCGTTCAATGGAGAACTCACCCATTGGTATGTGAAACTGCAATATTGCTATGACTATTGATGCAACTTTTGAATTATCATTTATAGCATAAATTGATGCTTATTGAACATCATCTGTTACAGAtaaaacatgttttattttatactgaCAGCCTTGTGTTGTTTTCACTCTTttatgtactacctccgtctcacTACAACTACCTTGatagttcaaatttgaactacAAAGGTTGTAATACTTtgagatggaggtagtatatggTTGATATTTCCCAACCCagattgcttttttttttgttatttatttatgttgagCTTCCTCGTATTGTGTTTatgtggtgaaccatagcaccTGCTAACGTGATCCTTCTATTTAATAGGTTGCTGCTGAGAAGGGACTTTTTGCATTGGCAATAAATCTGCAAGTAAGTATTCCcgttaccaaaaaaaataatacttttacattgacaaaataaaatatatacttgcACACTTGTGTCACTCACTATACcctaaacatgaaaaatactttcttggCTCGCGAGTCCACACACTCATATAACCCTTTTCGCTCTATACTAACAGAACTTGCTGATGTGGCAATGAATCACCCCTTATCAGCATTGTTATTCTGCACAATTGCCAAAGTAATTTCTTCCATCACTCTACCAGTGTAGCCCATCAATTGAAGGGATACTTGgccctctcttctttttccttttctcatttTTGATCTCATAGGATAGGTATAATGTGCCTTGTTTTTTCCACTTCAAATCAATATCATGTACACCACACAAGCTTtgttaggccgcgttcggctgcgCCCCGCAAGTTAACTAGGCAGTGTTTCACTGTAGAATGCCGTTAGCTGGACGGTTGTGCGGCTGGACGGAAATTGTCGGTGACCGTCACGTTCGTCCCAGGTGCCGTCGAGTGGAGTAAAAGCAGAGAACCAACCTCTCCTGACTGCGAATGAACAAACAAGGTAGCGACGAGGCATCCGGTTTTTTGCTTGGAGGTCATGTGATTGCCGCCGCGACGGAGTGGGTGGCCTGCGCTGCTGCGCCCCTGGTTGGGGTGGCGGAGAGGGTGCCCTCCGGCGGTGCGCCCCTGCTTGCCGCTGCGACGGCCGGAGACTGCTGCCTGTTGGTTGCAGCCTGCGTCgtgtcctcctcgtcggctgCAGATCGTCAGCGCGCGCAGCCGTCATCTCCCCTGCACACATCGCACCTCGTCGGGTCGACCGACACTCGTCTTGCCGGCGCAAGGTTTGTCGGCCGCTGTCTAGCATATCATATTGTGGCTCCTTGGCTGGGATATATGCAGCGCAGCATGCTTCATGATAAGGCCAGAAAAACTAGCCTGTGCCCAAAAACTTCGGCCTGCATCGACAAGGAAAGCATCGACAAGGAAAGGGGAAACACACAAAGGGGATTAGCCCGTGAGAGAGAGAACAGGAGTCAACATAGCTGGGGTTGCCGTTTCCACCGCTTACGGTCGCTGTGAAGGAGAAAACGGCCGTCTCACGTTGCGAAACAGTAGAACGCTTCCTAGTTAACTTGCGGGGCGCAGCCGAACGCTGCCTAGTTAACTTGCGGGGCGCAGCTGAAGCGCAGCCTTACTCATCACTGAAATGGCCTGATTATGCCAATATACATTAATTTAGGTAGAGGAAAAAGTCACTTTCAAGTTTAGACTTCAGGGAgctttttcttttaactttcttttctttggtttACAGTAACACTCGGGTCAAAAATACTCCTACAAACGCCCTCCTTATTTTCTAACTGTTGCACTGCAACAACAGTGTGTAATGTGTTGTACCATCATTTTTGCATTCCTGTGAACCAACTACAATTGATTATGTTGTACTGCTGCATTTCCAATATGGTTTTTGATGACAGAAGACTGCTATTGCAGGTACCTGGCACAACTAACTATAGTATGGTGTTCTATTTTGTTACGAAGAAACTGATACCAAACTCCTTATTGCAACGCTTTGTTGATGGAGATGATGAATTCCGCAATAGTAGGTTTAAGTTGATTCCATCTGTCCCTAAGGTAAGGTGCTCTCTGTCTGTAATGCTTTAGAAATGATCTGTAAGGTTATAGTGCAAAGTATAAGAATTGCTCTAGTATGACAAAGGGAAGAGTAAGCTTCATCCTCATTAGTTCGTGTGAATTGAACCCCATCTGATGGTGTGTAATTTGAATCCCAGGGCTCATGGATTGTCCGTCAAAGCGTTGGCAGCACACCTTGCCTGCTAGGCAAAGCAGTTGACATTACCTATATCCGCGGTGAAAATTATTTGGAAGTAAGTTTTGTAACTTAACTCATTTGTTGGTATCCCTTTTCATAGCAAAATTTGGATATGCGAGTTTTCCCTGTGCTTGTAAAAGTAGGAATCGTTTGTGGCTGCTGCTCCCTTTTAGCTAAGAAATTAAGCTTGCTTTATGGTGCAGATAGATGTAGACATTGGTTCGTCTACAGTTGCAAATGGAGTTTTGGGGCTAGTGTGTGGTGTGATCACGACACTGGTTGTTGACATGGCTTTTCTTGTCCAGGTAGGCAGTTTTGGCTTCGAAGTTGTTTTAACTCTAAATCATTTTAATGGTGCAATGTCTAATAGTTGGCAAAATTGAACACTGTTGATAGGGCAATACATATGAGGAACTCCCAGAACGACTGATCGGTGCAGTTCGTGTTTCACACATTGAACTGAAATCTGCGATAGTTCCGGTGCTTGGAGATTAACAAACTAATTACTGCTGCCTATTGCACACTGATGGTCGCAACTTTGGGCACCATCTACTTGACTCCTGACAGCATACAATACAATACATGTGTACAGTGATAGAGGAACCAACCACCGGCGCTCATGTCATGTCAAACAATCTGGCCTATTTTGACTTGGAAGTGGAGAAAATGATTCATGTTTCTATGTATGTAATTGTGCATTGTGCTCAATCATTCTGGTAGGATTAGACTTGTgtgggaaaaagaaagagaagagattaaatttagaaattagGAGACTGACCGGCGAGGCCCAGGTTAGGGTCAGCTCagcttaaataaaaaaaaggcatgtTTACTTCTGTTTACGTTAGGCAGTAAGGAAGGAATTGAGGTGCCTACATCTGCAAGGTGAAAACACACTGCACCATCTTGCATGTAATCGTTGTAATGTTACTTATATGATAAGATGCtattaaaattgtatttcttcAGGGTAAGGTGTCATGGATCTAGCTCATGTCTTGTGCCATTTTGTAAGGAACCAACATTATGTCAGATTTGAATTATCATCTCCatgttttcgtttttgtttatgcttataaaccaaaatttgaagttgattttggagttcttttatcaaagtttatttttcaatcttagctgttagatcgctaagaatacgtatataaaagttttatttataaactattttttgtttataaatacgcTGTTTCCTTGTAATATTTAGAGAGGACCACCAAGGTGAACGTCAATCTGCATTATTGTCTGCAGTCGTTTTTTCATGTGGATAACCTGAAGTGCAAGAAACTAAGGAACATGGCTGGTATTTTAGAAACTGCAGTGCAACATTTTagaataacatatttgcacGTTTATAGTATCATTCATGTAACCTGCtgaacaaattaatacatacaCATCGTATATACATAACTGAAGCGTCAGAAAATTAACTGACAGCCTACATGATTGAAGACTTGGAAGTTTCGTGGTTGGCAAAGATGGAAATTAGAGGCAAGGTATGGTGGATATGCCATGAATTGAGAGGTGGGAGAACTTTTGATGTCATTCGTTGTTTGAATTTGTGGATTCAAACTTTTGTTTGGAGTTGAAGAGCTCAGCAAGTTCACGAAACCTGCTGAGTTTCTCATGTCTATGGTGGTGGGATGCTTCAGGCCTTGTTCGGTTAATCCCTAACTCGGGTGGATTTAAGGGAATCAGGAAGAGATTTATTTCACAGCTATTATTGTGTGGAATTATTCCCCTTCAATTCTCTCTGATCCCTCCATCTTGAGGAATAACCGAACAAGGCCCTCAAAAGATTGAAGAAAGAAGTTTTGTTGTATATGAACATGAGGGTACGGAGCTAGCCCTTTTCATTGGGGTTAGGTAACCCCGACAAAACTCCTAAATTCTGTACTAAAACATTATTTCTATCTATGATTTTATGGTTCACAGCACTATGCAATAAAGATAACATTAGAGAGATTTGGGGCTTACTTCAtcttacatgcatatatagaatATATACTCCTATAGTTAAACGTACTGCtaaattttactattaatACGAATTGTGAAGTAATGGACTATCAAAGTAAAGTAAAAGCAGTAAGCTTTGCAGTTGAA
It encodes the following:
- the LOC102710241 gene encoding protein ENHANCED DISEASE RESISTANCE 2-like isoform X2, with the translated sequence MSSSSSSSVVYEGWMVRYGRRKIGRSYIHMRYFVLETRLLSYYKRKPQHKMPKLPIKSLHIDGNCRVEDRGLKMHHGHMLYVLCVYNKREKHQRITMAAFNIQEALIWKEKIEMVIDQQQGLVASDGNIVSSLSQQKDNFENGRKSSFSDRESQYSHEEEEEEEEEDNQRSLMRRTTIGNGPPASLYDWTRENDLGISNQGSPDHVFSRRHWRLVRCQNGLRIFEELQDVDYLARSCSRAMKAVGVVEASCEAIFQLVMSMDTTRYEWDCSFQYGSLVEEVDGHTAILYHRLQLDWFSMFVWPRDLCYVRYWRRNDDGSYVVLFQSREHPNCGAQPGFVRAHIESGGFNISPLKSRNGRIRTQVQHLMQIDLKGWGVGYVPSFQQHCLLHMLNSVAGLREWFSQSDESLILPRIPVMANMAPPVSSKKGRTAQDNTMQASLPMDQSKQSTMLDEESDEDEDPIAESETSTHGPNAGVKLPVLDEEDSDQIDASEFSGNLHRNDNDNARDCWRTSDGNNFRVRSKTFIYDKSKIPAGKPIMKLVAVDWFRDVKRMDHVARRKGCAVQVAAEKGLFALAINLQNLLMWQ
- the LOC102710241 gene encoding protein ENHANCED DISEASE RESISTANCE 2-like isoform X1, coding for MSSSSSSSVVYEGWMVRYGRRKIGRSYIHMRYFVLETRLLSYYKRKPQHKMPKLPIKSLHIDGNCRVEDRGLKMHHGHMLYVLCVYNKREKHQRITMAAFNIQEALIWKEKIEMVIDQQQGLVASDGNIVSSLSQQKDNFENGRKSSFSDRESQYSHEEEEEEEEEDNQRSLMRRTTIGNGPPASLYDWTRENDLGISNQGSPDHVFSRRHWRLVRCQNGLRIFEELQDVDYLARSCSRAMKAVGVVEASCEAIFQLVMSMDTTRYEWDCSFQYGSLVEEVDGHTAILYHRLQLDWFSMFVWPRDLCYVRYWRRNDDGSYVVLFQSREHPNCGAQPGFVRAHIESGGFNISPLKSRNGRIRTQVQHLMQIDLKGWGVGYVPSFQQHCLLHMLNSVAGLREWFSQSDESLILPRIPVMANMAPPVSSKKGRTAQDNTMQASLPMDQSKQSTMLDEESDEDEDPIAESETSTHGPNAGVKLPVLDEEDSDQIDASEFSGNLHRNDNDNARDCWRTSDGNNFRVRSKTFIYDKSKIPAGKPIMKLVAVDWFRDVKRMDHVARRKGCAVQVAAEKGLFALAINLQVPGTTNYSMVFYFVTKKLIPNSLLQRFVDGDDEFRNSRFKLIPSVPKGSWIVRQSVGSTPCLLGKAVDITYIRGENYLEIDVDIGSSTVANGVLGLVCGVITTLVVDMAFLVQGNTYEELPERLIGAVRVSHIELKSAIVPVLGD